In Pseudofrankia saprophytica, one genomic interval encodes:
- a CDS encoding aldehyde dehydrogenase family protein, which produces MKGLLIDGQLVEAPSTTVSLNPTTGEVLGEAPDATVEQAVAAVKAARRAFDTTDWSTNVEFRVRCLNQLHQALVKHREELRELTIAEVGHPRVMTYSAALDIPIDIVKYYADLAAGYSFTEDLPEVESHGIKNRRWVEKEAAGVVSAIIPYNYPTQIAIAKVAPALAAGCTVILKGAPQTPLITLALGEIIANETDIPAGVVNVITSPSVEVAEVLTSHPDVDMISFTGSTPVGRRIMEVAAKTVKKVFLELGGKSALIAVDDADADFLALIATMTICSHAGQGCAVTSRLLVPSSRKDEFVEKVKATIENIKVGDPALEETYVGPLISAEQREKVDGIVQRAVEAGATLVAGGKRLDGPGFFYAPTVLADVDPDSEIAQDEVFGPVLAIIAYEDDDDAVAIANNSIFGLSGSVFGADDDRAIAIARRIRTGTVSVNGGNWFAPDSPFGGYKQSGIGREMGVAGLEEFLERKTLAVPVK; this is translated from the coding sequence GTGAAGGGCTTACTCATCGACGGGCAGCTTGTCGAGGCGCCGAGTACGACGGTCTCGCTCAACCCGACGACGGGCGAGGTTCTCGGCGAGGCGCCGGACGCGACGGTCGAGCAGGCGGTGGCCGCGGTGAAGGCGGCCCGCCGGGCGTTCGACACGACGGACTGGTCGACGAACGTCGAGTTCCGGGTGCGGTGCCTGAACCAGCTGCATCAGGCGCTGGTCAAGCACCGCGAGGAGCTGCGTGAGCTGACGATCGCCGAGGTCGGGCATCCGCGGGTGATGACGTACAGCGCGGCGCTCGACATCCCGATCGACATCGTGAAGTACTACGCGGACCTGGCCGCGGGCTACTCGTTCACGGAGGATCTTCCCGAAGTCGAGTCCCACGGGATCAAGAACCGGCGCTGGGTGGAGAAGGAGGCCGCGGGCGTCGTGTCCGCGATCATTCCTTACAACTACCCGACCCAGATCGCGATCGCGAAGGTCGCTCCCGCGCTCGCGGCCGGCTGCACCGTGATCCTCAAGGGCGCGCCGCAGACTCCGCTGATCACCCTGGCGCTCGGCGAGATCATCGCCAACGAGACCGACATCCCGGCCGGCGTCGTCAACGTGATCACCTCGCCGTCGGTCGAGGTCGCCGAGGTGCTCACCAGCCACCCCGACGTCGACATGATCAGCTTCACCGGCTCGACGCCGGTCGGTCGCCGGATCATGGAAGTCGCCGCCAAGACCGTCAAGAAGGTCTTCCTGGAGCTCGGCGGCAAGTCGGCGCTCATCGCGGTCGACGACGCGGACGCCGACTTCCTCGCCCTCATCGCGACCATGACGATCTGCTCGCACGCGGGGCAGGGCTGCGCCGTCACGTCGCGCCTGCTCGTGCCCAGCTCGCGCAAGGACGAGTTCGTCGAGAAGGTCAAGGCCACGATCGAGAACATCAAGGTCGGTGACCCGGCGCTGGAGGAGACCTACGTCGGCCCGCTGATCAGTGCCGAGCAGCGCGAGAAGGTCGACGGGATCGTCCAGCGGGCCGTCGAGGCCGGTGCCACGCTGGTCGCCGGCGGCAAGAGGCTCGACGGGCCCGGCTTCTTCTACGCCCCGACGGTGCTGGCCGACGTCGACCCGGACAGCGAGATCGCTCAGGACGAGGTCTTCGGCCCGGTCCTGGCGATCATCGCCTATGAGGACGACGACGACGCCGTCGCGATCGCCAACAACTCGATCTTCGGCCTGTCCGGCTCCGTCTTCGGTGCCGACGACGACCGGGCGATCGCGATCGCCCGGCGGATCCGGACCGGCACGGTGAGCGTCAACGGCGGCAACTGGTTCGCTCCCGACTCGCCGTTCGGCGGGTACAAGCAGTCCGGCATCGGTCGTGAGATGGGCGTCGCCGGGCTGGAGGAGTTCCTGGAGCGCAAGACCCTGGCGGTGCCGGTCAAGTGA
- a CDS encoding amidohydrolase family protein, with amino-acid sequence MSGPDIPVFDADNHLYETTDAFTKYLPARYKKAIDYVDVHGRTKIVVQGTISEYIPNPTFEVVARPGAQEEYYRKGNPDGKSRREIFGKPVKAIPAWREPAARLKLMDEEQGLARTLLFPTLASLLEERMKDDPELTHAAIHALNEWLYETWQFNYNGLDRIFTTPVITLPIVDEAVKELEWVLERGAKVILVRPAPVPGYKGPRSFALPEFDPFWARVQEADILVALHSSDSGYSRFTGEWSGAATEHLPFQPNAFRMLHSWRPIEDAVASLVIHGAVSRFPRLKIAVVENGASWVAPLLKTLKDLYKKMPQDFIENPVEALKRNIYISPFWEENFAELAQLLGEEHILFGSDYPHPEGLANPISYIDDLKDQPEPFIRKVMGENLAKLMNVPVALPATV; translated from the coding sequence ATGTCCGGTCCTGACATCCCGGTGTTCGACGCCGACAACCACCTGTACGAGACGACCGACGCGTTCACCAAGTACCTGCCGGCGCGCTACAAGAAGGCGATCGACTACGTCGACGTCCACGGCCGCACGAAGATCGTGGTCCAGGGGACGATCAGCGAGTACATCCCCAACCCGACCTTCGAGGTCGTCGCCCGGCCGGGCGCGCAGGAGGAGTACTACCGCAAGGGCAACCCGGACGGTAAGTCCCGCCGGGAGATCTTCGGCAAGCCGGTGAAGGCGATCCCGGCCTGGCGCGAGCCCGCGGCGCGCCTGAAGCTGATGGACGAGGAACAGGGCCTCGCGCGGACCCTGCTGTTCCCGACGCTCGCGAGCCTGCTCGAGGAGCGGATGAAGGACGACCCGGAGCTGACCCACGCCGCGATCCACGCGCTCAACGAGTGGCTCTACGAGACCTGGCAGTTCAACTACAACGGCCTCGACCGCATCTTCACCACCCCGGTGATCACGCTCCCGATCGTCGACGAGGCGGTCAAGGAGCTCGAGTGGGTCCTGGAGCGGGGCGCGAAGGTGATCCTGGTCCGGCCGGCGCCGGTGCCCGGGTACAAGGGGCCGCGCTCGTTCGCGCTGCCGGAGTTCGACCCGTTCTGGGCGCGGGTCCAGGAGGCCGACATCCTGGTCGCCCTGCACTCGTCCGACTCTGGCTACTCGCGCTTCACCGGTGAGTGGAGCGGGGCGGCCACCGAGCACCTGCCGTTCCAGCCGAACGCCTTCCGGATGCTGCACTCCTGGCGGCCGATCGAGGACGCGGTGGCGTCGCTGGTGATCCACGGCGCGGTGTCCCGCTTCCCGCGGCTGAAGATCGCCGTCGTCGAGAACGGCGCCTCCTGGGTGGCGCCGCTACTCAAGACCCTCAAGGATCTCTACAAGAAGATGCCGCAGGACTTCATCGAGAACCCGGTCGAGGCCCTGAAGCGCAACATCTACATCAGCCCGTTCTGGGAGGAGAACTTCGCCGAGCTGGCTCAGCTGCTCGGTGAGGAGCACATCCTCTTCGGCTCCGACTACCCGCACCCGGAGGGCCTGGCCAATCCGATCAGCTACATCGACGACCTCAAGGACCAGCCCGAGCCGTTCATCCGCAAGGTCATGGGCGAGAACCTGGCCAAGCTGATGAACGTCCCGGTCGCGCTGCCCGCCACGGTCTGA